From one Bacteroides intestinalis DSM 17393 genomic stretch:
- a CDS encoding uroporphyrinogen decarboxylase family protein, which translates to MKRVLFILFCFTTLVQAQIPTNKREVMQQFLSGTLDESYVPAAFFMHFGKDARTGEKAIDAHLRYFLSTGMDFVKIQFEQGYGRIRIEKPEDWELIKPLPSDFFTPTLEIIKYIYDIAGANAMILPTVYSPLQMLIQSVGDKTVIAYAKTEPERVKKALEYFTKALIGYVKACKKIGVDGFYTPTQGGEIKFYEVPGFFETFVKPYDIRVMQECNTQTQFNILHICDYEGKYDDLTRFVSYPGQIINAPCEVADQPFSLQACEQLFKRPAMGGLYRKGAILKGSSDEIAKEIYELKKTLKGKRFILGADCTILPQTPMDNIRTAIKTSHHTCNIE; encoded by the coding sequence ATGAAAAGAGTACTATTTATATTATTTTGCTTCACGACATTAGTTCAGGCACAAATTCCCACCAATAAGCGGGAAGTAATGCAGCAATTTCTATCAGGTACATTGGACGAATCGTATGTACCAGCAGCATTTTTCATGCATTTCGGAAAAGATGCACGCACCGGAGAAAAAGCTATAGATGCACATTTACGTTATTTTCTTTCCACTGGTATGGATTTTGTAAAAATCCAATTCGAACAAGGGTATGGACGTATTCGGATTGAGAAACCAGAAGATTGGGAACTAATTAAACCACTTCCCTCAGATTTCTTTACTCCAACATTAGAAATTATAAAATACATTTATGATATTGCCGGCGCTAATGCGATGATACTACCCACTGTTTATTCTCCACTTCAGATGCTGATACAAAGCGTAGGAGATAAAACTGTGATAGCATATGCTAAAACAGAACCGGAACGAGTGAAAAAAGCACTCGAATATTTTACTAAAGCACTTATCGGATATGTAAAAGCATGTAAAAAGATTGGTGTAGATGGATTTTACACACCTACACAAGGGGGAGAAATTAAATTTTATGAAGTTCCCGGATTCTTTGAGACCTTCGTTAAACCATATGACATAAGAGTCATGCAGGAATGTAATACCCAAACTCAGTTTAATATACTCCATATCTGTGACTACGAAGGCAAATATGACGATTTAACCCGTTTCGTGTCATATCCGGGCCAAATAATTAATGCACCCTGTGAAGTAGCCGACCAGCCTTTCAGTCTACAAGCATGCGAACAATTATTTAAGCGCCCGGCAATGGGAGGATTATATCGTAAAGGCGCTATATTAAAAGGAAGTTCTGATGAAATAGCAAAAGAAATATATGAACTAAAGAAAACTTTGAAAGGGAAACGATTTATTTTAGGGGCAGATTGTACAATCTTGCCTCAAACACCAATGGATAACATCAGAACTGCTATTAAAACATCACATCATACTTGTAATATAGAATAA
- a CDS encoding site-specific integrase yields MYKYSKDGVSVLTVLDKRKQKMNGLFPVKVQVIHNRKQKYYSTGQEVSIRDWEVLPYTKSRHLSEIRRNIENSFSLIRQQVEFLSFQGEFHFDILNARLGRYSDFSVNALFHKKLEDLKENGQANTYLSYKGSLNKIEQFAGKHISFHEITINWLNRFEHHLSASGISYSSMGFYFRNLKCILNIARKDGIIKESQYPFGKGKYEVPTGCGRKLALTLKEIKKIITYNDGTPKTEFYRDLWFFSYLCNGINFRDLLYLQYSNIINGEICFIRAKTARNTKHSKIIHAVITPEMQKIIEKWGNPPTSPETYIFPFATGKENPFERVKLVREVVTECNQILYKISHKTGIPRVTTYAARHSFATVLKRSGVNISYISESLGHSNLAITENYLASFDVEERKKNSILLTRFDL; encoded by the coding sequence ATGTACAAATATTCTAAGGATGGAGTTTCCGTACTCACAGTATTAGATAAAAGAAAACAAAAGATGAATGGATTATTCCCCGTAAAAGTACAAGTTATCCACAACAGAAAACAGAAATATTACTCCACCGGACAAGAAGTTTCTATTAGAGACTGGGAAGTATTACCATACACCAAAAGTCGCCACTTATCAGAAATACGGCGTAACATCGAAAATAGTTTTTCTTTAATCAGGCAGCAAGTCGAATTTCTATCTTTTCAAGGTGAATTTCATTTTGACATCCTAAATGCACGCTTAGGCAGATACTCTGATTTTTCAGTCAATGCCTTATTTCATAAAAAGTTGGAGGATTTAAAGGAAAATGGACAAGCCAATACTTATCTGTCTTATAAAGGATCACTAAACAAAATAGAACAGTTTGCAGGAAAACACATTTCTTTTCATGAAATTACCATCAACTGGTTAAACCGTTTTGAGCATCACTTATCCGCATCAGGAATCAGTTACTCCAGTATGGGATTCTATTTCAGAAACTTAAAATGCATTCTTAATATAGCACGTAAAGACGGTATCATTAAGGAAAGTCAGTATCCTTTCGGAAAAGGGAAATATGAAGTACCCACCGGATGTGGACGCAAATTAGCATTAACCCTGAAAGAAATCAAGAAAATTATTACTTATAATGATGGAACCCCAAAGACTGAATTTTATCGTGATCTGTGGTTTTTTTCTTATTTATGTAATGGTATTAATTTTCGTGATTTATTATATCTGCAATACTCCAATATCATCAATGGTGAAATCTGCTTCATACGTGCAAAAACAGCCCGAAATACCAAACACAGTAAGATTATCCATGCAGTCATCACGCCCGAAATGCAAAAGATAATAGAGAAGTGGGGCAATCCACCCACGTCACCCGAAACTTATATCTTTCCTTTTGCTACCGGAAAAGAGAATCCTTTTGAAAGAGTAAAACTGGTAAGAGAAGTGGTCACCGAATGTAATCAGATACTTTACAAGATTTCGCATAAGACAGGCATTCCACGCGTCACGACCTATGCAGCACGTCACTCCTTCGCAACAGTGTTAAAACGCAGTGGCGTCAATATTTCCTATATATCCGAAAGTCTTGGACATTCCAATTTAGCCATTACAGAAAACTATCTCGCAAGTTTTGATGTTGAAGAAAGGAAAAAGAATTCAATACTCTTAACAAGGTTCGATCTATAA
- a CDS encoding chondroitinase-B domain-containing protein, translating to MNKKSFASTIIAVILVCPVLAVTHTFTPTDIDSLKVKMSDGSLQPGDTLLLQDGTYSHLGKVSFTGNGTTDYPIILKAANTGKAIISGTTEIRMSGSYLQLEGLYFHKAWASDFEMIEFQLDKEHPATHCRITRCAIDDCNDPAKGEKPGEELKTGLGYMETIIV from the coding sequence ATGAATAAGAAATCATTTGCATCCACTATTATTGCAGTAATACTCGTTTGTCCGGTTTTGGCGGTGACACACACCTTCACACCAACCGATATTGATAGTTTAAAGGTCAAGATGTCTGACGGATCTTTACAACCTGGTGATACCTTGCTTCTACAAGATGGAACCTATTCCCATCTTGGTAAGGTTAGTTTTACAGGAAATGGAACAACAGATTATCCAATTATACTGAAAGCAGCGAATACCGGAAAGGCTATCATATCTGGAACAACAGAAATACGTATGTCAGGCAGTTATCTACAATTGGAGGGACTCTACTTTCATAAAGCTTGGGCATCTGATTTTGAGATGATAGAATTTCAACTGGATAAAGAACACCCAGCCACTCATTGCCGGATTACCCGATGTGCCATTGATGATTGCAATGACCCTGCCAAAGGAGAAAAACCGGGGGAGGAACTGAAAACTGGATTGGGCTACATGGAAACAATAATCGTATAG
- the galB gene encoding beta-galactosidase GalB has protein sequence MKNRFLILLSFILIVGQDVVCANTSMVRERININRDWRYQIDDPDRTGAALHYSQLKPYLLPCANDFIIFGKRYQRPEGNPRENIGYVKSDFDDSEWRHLNLPHDWAIEGPFNIDYNGSTGKLPYWGIRWYRKTLELSQDDAGKQIYLDIDGAMSYASVWCNGQYVGGWPYGYASFRLDLTPYIKAGQKNVLAIRLDNPDDTSRWYPGSGIYRNVWLVKTSPVHVEQWGTFVRNQQVDSEIAVMEMGVNIENHAGKDVQVKLQTSVYLQGKDGRPVGEEVTQSMTKDIAIKKDSWSSVRFQFKVDKPKLWDIDTPNCYVAVSRVFMDGKEMDSYETSFGIRTIEFNHDQGFMLNGQKVAIKGVCMHHDLGALGAAFNEVAAERQLRIMKEMGANAIRTSHNPPAPELVALCDRMGLMMQLELADTWQKGKRKNDYNLLFDDWSEADMRSLVRHYRNHPSVIMWSIGNEMPDQTTDQGVIIARNLTAYYHDEDPTRPTSLGCNKRDAVFRDIVNQVDIFGLNYFHKTYPIFKEQNPTRCYHASETSSATSSRGEYFFPVTTDVNDSRSGFQLSSYDMTTIGWGCAPEVQFKMNEEYPFMSGEFVWTGFDYLGEPTPYNKDLTNLLNFSDPNELEKARKELEELGKIKTPSRSSYFGIVDLCGFPKDRYYNYKSYWRPDVPTVHILPHWNWEERIGEITPVHIYTSGDAVELFLNGKSLGRREKSHSYDRLTWDDVRYEPGSLKAIAYKNGQKWAEELVETTGKPAALQVTAEKTELKSDGTDLSFIRVAVVDSQGRVVPRSKNHLKFSVTGPAEIIATDNGDATSLLPFQLSERDAYNGLALVILRSQYMKQGKVLLTVESKGLPKQKIALKVE, from the coding sequence ATGAAAAACAGATTTCTTATTTTATTGAGTTTTATACTCATTGTGGGGCAAGATGTTGTTTGTGCAAATACTTCAATGGTGCGTGAGCGCATAAACATTAATCGTGATTGGCGTTATCAGATAGATGATCCGGATAGGACAGGTGCTGCATTACATTACTCTCAACTAAAGCCTTATTTATTACCTTGTGCCAATGACTTTATTATATTCGGGAAGAGGTATCAGAGACCGGAAGGCAATCCAAGAGAAAATATAGGCTATGTAAAATCTGACTTTGATGATAGTGAATGGCGACATCTGAATTTACCCCATGATTGGGCTATTGAAGGGCCTTTCAATATTGACTATAACGGTTCGACTGGAAAATTACCTTATTGGGGGATACGCTGGTATCGTAAAACGCTGGAATTATCGCAGGATGATGCCGGGAAACAAATTTATCTTGATATTGATGGGGCGATGTCATACGCTTCTGTGTGGTGTAACGGGCAATATGTGGGTGGATGGCCTTATGGCTATGCTTCTTTTCGTCTTGATCTGACACCTTATATAAAGGCAGGACAAAAGAATGTGCTGGCTATTCGATTGGATAATCCGGACGATACTTCACGTTGGTATCCGGGTAGTGGCATTTATCGGAATGTATGGTTAGTGAAAACGTCTCCTGTCCACGTGGAACAATGGGGAACTTTTGTACGAAACCAGCAGGTTGATTCAGAAATTGCTGTTATGGAAATGGGAGTGAATATTGAGAATCATGCAGGAAAAGATGTTCAGGTAAAGTTGCAGACAAGTGTATATCTGCAAGGGAAAGATGGACGTCCTGTGGGGGAAGAAGTGACTCAAAGTATGACTAAGGATATTGCGATTAAAAAAGATAGCTGGTCGAGTGTACGCTTTCAATTTAAAGTAGATAAACCGAAGTTGTGGGATATTGATACTCCGAATTGCTATGTAGCGGTCAGCCGGGTGTTCATGGATGGAAAGGAAATGGATAGTTATGAAACTTCTTTTGGAATTCGTACAATTGAATTTAACCATGACCAAGGTTTCATGCTGAATGGACAAAAGGTAGCTATTAAAGGTGTGTGTATGCATCATGATTTGGGTGCTTTGGGCGCTGCTTTTAATGAAGTGGCTGCCGAAAGGCAGTTACGTATCATGAAAGAGATGGGTGCAAATGCCATTCGTACTTCACATAACCCACCGGCACCGGAGTTGGTTGCTCTCTGTGACCGTATGGGACTAATGATGCAGCTTGAATTAGCTGATACCTGGCAAAAGGGGAAACGCAAGAATGATTATAATCTTCTTTTTGATGATTGGAGTGAAGCAGATATGCGTTCGTTGGTACGTCATTATCGTAATCATCCTTCTGTAATTATGTGGAGCATAGGTAATGAAATGCCTGATCAGACGACTGATCAGGGAGTCATAATTGCTCGTAACCTGACAGCTTACTATCATGATGAAGACCCCACACGGCCTACTTCTTTAGGGTGTAATAAGCGGGACGCCGTTTTCCGGGATATTGTGAATCAGGTGGATATATTCGGTTTGAACTATTTCCATAAAACTTATCCGATTTTCAAAGAGCAGAATCCTACTCGCTGTTATCATGCCAGTGAAACTTCGTCTGCAACGAGTTCTCGTGGGGAATATTTCTTCCCGGTAACTACTGACGTTAATGATAGTCGTTCCGGTTTCCAACTTTCATCATATGATATGACAACTATAGGATGGGGATGTGCTCCTGAGGTTCAATTTAAAATGAATGAAGAATATCCGTTCATGAGTGGTGAGTTTGTGTGGACCGGATTCGATTATTTGGGTGAGCCTACCCCTTATAATAAAGACCTGACCAATTTGTTAAACTTCAGTGATCCGAATGAATTAGAAAAGGCTCGAAAGGAATTGGAAGAGTTAGGCAAAATTAAGACACCTTCTCGCAGTTCTTATTTTGGTATTGTCGATTTATGTGGTTTTCCGAAGGATCGTTATTACAACTATAAGAGCTATTGGCGTCCTGATGTGCCCACTGTGCATATATTGCCTCATTGGAACTGGGAAGAGCGGATTGGTGAAATAACTCCCGTTCATATTTATACTTCGGGAGATGCTGTTGAACTGTTTTTGAATGGTAAGTCACTGGGACGTAGAGAGAAATCTCATTCGTATGACCGTTTGACCTGGGATGATGTACGTTATGAACCGGGAAGTTTGAAAGCCATAGCTTATAAAAACGGTCAAAAATGGGCGGAAGAGCTTGTAGAGACCACTGGAAAACCAGCCGCTTTACAGGTAACGGCAGAGAAAACAGAGCTTAAAAGTGATGGTACTGATTTATCATTTATTCGTGTAGCTGTTGTGGACTCTCAAGGTCGTGTTGTGCCTCGTTCTAAGAATCATTTGAAGTTTTCTGTAACAGGGCCTGCTGAGATTATAGCTACGGATAATGGAGATGCAACAAGCTTATTACCATTCCAATTATCAGAAAGAGATGCTTATAACGGTTTGGCATTAGTCATTTTGCGTAGCCAGTATATGAAACAGGGAAAAGTACTGCTTACAGTAGAATCTAAGGGGCTTCCGAAACAAAAGATTGCATTAAAGGTAGAATGA
- a CDS encoding copper resistance protein NlpE N-terminal domain-containing protein, translating to MKKVMMIAAIAAALVSCQSKGTQNNDSTVDEGVLTVAGNDSSAVAVYEGLLPAADGPGIQYVLSVDSVGPDGESGYTLVTTYLDAEGQGKNKSFTSKGKKQVIKKTVDNKQKTAYKLTPNDGDAPVYFVVVNDTTLRLVNDSLQEAVSDLNYDIIQVKK from the coding sequence ATGAAAAAAGTAATGATGATTGCAGCCATCGCAGCTGCATTGGTATCCTGCCAATCAAAAGGAACCCAGAACAATGATTCCACCGTAGATGAAGGAGTGTTGACAGTTGCCGGGAATGATTCTTCTGCCGTAGCCGTATACGAAGGTCTTCTTCCCGCTGCCGACGGTCCGGGTATCCAATACGTATTGAGCGTGGACAGTGTAGGTCCTGACGGAGAAAGTGGTTATACTTTGGTTACGACTTATCTGGATGCGGAAGGTCAAGGAAAGAATAAGAGCTTTACTTCCAAAGGCAAGAAGCAAGTCATCAAGAAAACAGTAGACAACAAACAAAAGACAGCCTACAAACTGACACCGAATGATGGTGACGCTCCCGTATACTTTGTAGTAGTGAACGATACCACTTTACGTTTGGTTAACGATAGTCTGCAAGAAGCTGTCAGCGACCTAAACTACGATATTATTCAAGTGAAAAAATAA
- a CDS encoding polysaccharide lyase 6 family protein — protein MDHCYFANKRARGLVIQITVEDGGDHNHHQIDHNVFGYRKPFGGNGAEIIRVGNSWSSQLPSYSIIEENIFYHCDGENEIISVKSGFNIVRRNLFYESRGGLVCRHGHNNIIDSNVIIGNHLPATLGIRIINQGHTVSNNYVESVTGKGSGAAFILRMGVYERPNTSEDYEDEKLKSYHRAADIDIAFNTFVDCTELNFGDGRGDKEPRNVRFAHNRIYSPNTVPNIKISNPTIFPGITFINNFCQFKNNESPNIKGFQFTTFNIEQIKAQRHQAVSPMDCGTSWHNVELSEMKTLTELMN, from the coding sequence ATAGACCACTGTTATTTTGCCAATAAACGTGCCCGTGGATTGGTTATACAAATTACAGTAGAAGACGGTGGAGATCACAATCACCACCAGATAGATCATAATGTATTTGGTTATCGGAAACCCTTCGGGGGCAATGGTGCGGAAATCATACGCGTAGGTAACTCTTGGTCATCGCAACTGCCTTCCTACAGTATCATCGAAGAAAATATATTCTATCATTGTGACGGAGAAAATGAGATCATTTCAGTAAAATCCGGTTTCAACATCGTACGCCGTAACTTGTTTTACGAATCGCGTGGCGGATTAGTATGTCGTCACGGTCACAACAATATTATAGATTCCAACGTAATCATTGGCAATCATCTGCCTGCTACTTTGGGCATCCGCATCATCAATCAAGGACATACTGTCAGCAATAATTATGTGGAAAGTGTAACAGGCAAAGGCTCCGGTGCCGCCTTCATATTACGCATGGGAGTATATGAACGCCCCAATACATCCGAAGATTATGAGGACGAAAAACTTAAATCGTATCATCGGGCAGCAGATATTGACATTGCTTTTAATACTTTTGTTGATTGTACCGAACTGAACTTTGGAGATGGACGAGGAGATAAGGAACCACGGAATGTACGTTTTGCTCATAACCGAATTTATTCTCCGAATACTGTTCCCAATATCAAAATCAGTAATCCTACTATATTTCCCGGCATTACATTTATCAATAACTTCTGTCAGTTCAAAAATAATGAATCACCCAATATAAAAGGATTCCAATTTACTACATTCAACATTGAGCAAATAAAAGCTCAACGGCACCAAGCTGTTTCCCCCATGGATTGCGGAACCTCTTGGCACAACGTTGAGCTAAGTGAAATGAAGACTCTTACAGAATTAATGAATTAG
- a CDS encoding hemolysin family protein — protein sequence MEFIIILFLLVLNGIFAMYEIALVSSSKARLETLAGKGNKRAKGVLKQLEEPEKFLSTIQIGITLIGIVSGAFGGVAIADNVAPLFASIPGAAPYAKDLAMITTVAIITYLSLIIGELVPKSIALSNPERYATLLSPVMILLTKVSYPFVCLLSFSTQIVNKLIGLNNGEERPMTQEELKMILHQSSEQGVIDKEETEMLRDVFRFSDKRANELMTYRRDLVVLYPTYTRDEVLHIIREQHFSKYLLVEKGKDDIIGVVSVKDIILMLGNDHPFDLRGIARPPLFIPESLYAKKVLELFKKNKNKFGVVVDEYGNTAGIITLHDLTESIFGDILEENEMEEEDIVIRQDGSMLVEASMNIDDFMEEMGILSYDDLKVEDFTTLSGLAMFLIGRVPKAGDLFSYKNLQFEVVDMDRGRVDKLLVIKKEEEE from the coding sequence ATGGAATTTATTATTATTCTATTTTTATTAGTACTGAACGGCATCTTTGCCATGTATGAAATAGCATTGGTGTCATCCAGCAAAGCACGACTCGAAACCCTTGCAGGAAAGGGAAACAAAAGAGCCAAAGGAGTATTGAAACAGTTAGAAGAACCCGAGAAATTTCTTTCTACCATCCAAATCGGCATCACGCTCATCGGTATTGTATCCGGTGCTTTCGGTGGTGTAGCCATTGCCGACAATGTAGCACCATTATTCGCCTCCATTCCTGGGGCCGCCCCCTATGCAAAAGACCTTGCCATGATTACAACAGTGGCAATCATTACGTACCTCTCACTCATCATTGGTGAATTGGTGCCCAAATCCATAGCACTGAGTAATCCTGAGCGATATGCAACTCTACTGAGTCCGGTCATGATTTTACTGACCAAAGTATCTTATCCGTTCGTCTGCCTGCTCAGTTTCTCAACCCAAATAGTGAATAAACTAATCGGATTGAACAATGGAGAAGAACGTCCCATGACACAGGAAGAATTGAAAATGATTCTGCATCAAAGTTCAGAACAGGGTGTTATCGATAAGGAGGAAACAGAAATGTTACGGGATGTATTCCGCTTCTCAGATAAGCGTGCCAATGAATTGATGACTTACCGCCGCGATCTTGTCGTACTATATCCCACATACACACGTGATGAGGTACTACACATTATCCGCGAACAACATTTCAGCAAATATTTGTTGGTAGAGAAAGGAAAAGATGATATTATCGGAGTAGTGTCCGTCAAGGATATTATTCTGATGTTAGGTAATGATCACCCTTTCGATTTACGTGGTATTGCCCGCCCTCCCCTGTTTATTCCGGAAAGTTTATATGCCAAGAAAGTTTTAGAGCTATTTAAGAAGAACAAAAATAAGTTCGGAGTTGTTGTAGACGAGTATGGTAATACAGCCGGCATTATCACCTTGCACGACCTGACAGAAAGCATCTTCGGAGACATTCTTGAAGAAAACGAAATGGAAGAAGAAGATATTGTCATCCGGCAAGATGGCTCGATGCTCGTAGAAGCTTCTATGAATATAGATGATTTTATGGAAGAGATGGGCATCCTGAGTTATGATGATCTGAAGGTGGAGGATTTTACCACACTAAGCGGTCTCGCCATGTTCCTCATCGGGCGGGTACCTAAAGCAGGAGACTTGTTCAGCTACAAGAACCTACAGTTTGAAGTTGTGGACATGGATCGTGGACGAGTGGATAAACTACTCGTTATCAAAAAAGAAGAGGAAGAATAG